The Streptomyces pactum genome contains a region encoding:
- a CDS encoding FAD-binding oxidoreductase has product MDMLWNGWGDPARATPLPDTVTGLLRELLGVKPRAAASVPLEEIDVPGPPLEEAARRALEAAVGDRADGVRTDAETRIRHTRGKSTPDLLRMRTGDTADAPAAVVLPDGHDEVLAVLEACAEHGLALVPFGGGTSVVGGLAPGRRGTFVALDPRRMNRLLDLDEISRTATLQPGLRAPEAEALLAEHGYTLGHFPQSYEWATIGGFAATRSSGQASAGYGRFDEMVLGLTVATPEGTLDTGRAPRSAAGPDLRQLVLGSEGAFGVITSVTVRVRPVPEVRRYEGWRFASFEEGAAALRRLAQDGPRPTVLRLSDETETLIGLAQPDAIGTFPKRQDAGCLAVLGFEGTEHDTAHRRAGAAAVLRASGGVLAGEEPGERWAHGRYSAPYLRDSLLDAGALAETLETATYWSRVPALYAAVRGALTGTLTEAGTPPLVLCHISHVYENGASLYFTVVCAQGEDPVAHWTRAKHAANEAILAAGGTITHHHGVGTDHRDWYVREAGPLGIGALRAVKRSLDPAGLLSPGVLLPED; this is encoded by the coding sequence ATGGACATGCTGTGGAACGGCTGGGGCGACCCGGCCCGTGCGACGCCGCTGCCCGACACGGTGACCGGGCTGCTGCGGGAACTGCTCGGCGTCAAGCCCCGCGCCGCCGCCTCCGTCCCGCTGGAGGAGATCGACGTGCCCGGGCCGCCGCTGGAGGAAGCCGCCCGCCGCGCGCTGGAGGCCGCCGTCGGCGACCGCGCGGACGGGGTGCGCACGGACGCGGAGACCCGGATACGCCACACCCGCGGCAAGTCCACCCCCGACCTGCTGAGGATGCGGACCGGGGACACCGCCGACGCCCCGGCCGCCGTCGTCCTCCCGGACGGCCACGACGAGGTGCTCGCCGTACTGGAGGCCTGCGCCGAACACGGTCTCGCCCTTGTCCCCTTCGGCGGCGGCACCTCCGTCGTCGGCGGCCTCGCACCCGGCCGCCGCGGCACCTTCGTCGCCCTCGACCCGCGCCGCATGAACCGCCTGCTCGACCTCGACGAGATCTCCCGCACGGCCACCCTGCAACCCGGCCTGCGCGCTCCCGAGGCCGAGGCGCTCCTCGCCGAGCACGGCTACACCCTCGGCCACTTCCCCCAGTCCTACGAGTGGGCCACCATCGGCGGCTTCGCCGCGACCCGCTCCAGCGGACAGGCCTCCGCCGGCTACGGCCGCTTCGACGAGATGGTCCTCGGCCTCACCGTCGCCACCCCCGAGGGCACCCTCGACACCGGCCGCGCCCCGCGCTCGGCGGCCGGCCCCGACCTGCGCCAGCTCGTACTGGGCTCCGAGGGCGCCTTCGGCGTCATCACGTCCGTCACCGTGCGGGTGCGGCCCGTGCCGGAGGTCCGCCGCTACGAGGGCTGGCGCTTCGCCTCCTTCGAGGAGGGCGCGGCGGCCCTGCGCCGGCTCGCCCAGGACGGCCCGCGCCCCACGGTGCTGCGGCTGTCCGACGAGACCGAGACGCTGATCGGCCTCGCCCAGCCCGACGCCATCGGCACCTTTCCAAAGCGGCAGGACGCCGGATGCCTGGCGGTCCTCGGCTTCGAGGGCACCGAGCACGACACCGCGCACCGCCGTGCGGGCGCCGCCGCCGTACTGCGCGCGAGCGGCGGTGTCCTCGCCGGCGAGGAACCTGGGGAGCGCTGGGCCCACGGCCGCTACTCGGCTCCCTACCTGCGGGACTCCCTCCTCGACGCCGGGGCGCTCGCCGAAACCCTGGAGACGGCGACCTACTGGTCCCGCGTCCCCGCGCTGTACGCCGCCGTCCGCGGCGCGCTCACCGGCACCCTCACCGAGGCGGGCACCCCGCCGCTGGTCCTGTGCCACATCTCGCACGTCTACGAGAACGGCGCCTCCCTGTACTTCACCGTCGTGTGCGCCCAGGGCGAGGACCCCGTGGCGCACTGGACCCGGGCCAAGCACGCGGCCAACGAGGCGATCCTCGCGGCGGGCGGCACCATCACCCACCACCACGGGGTGGGCACCGACCACCGCGACTGGTACGTCCGGGAGGCGGGCCCCCTCGGCATCGGGGCACTGCGCGCGGTCAAGCGGAGCCTGGACCCGGCGGGACTGCTCAGCCCGGGCGTCCTGCTGCCCGAGGACTGA